In Balearica regulorum gibbericeps isolate bBalReg1 chromosome 2, bBalReg1.pri, whole genome shotgun sequence, one DNA window encodes the following:
- the GLIPR2 gene encoding Golgi-associated plant pathogenesis-related protein 1, which translates to MGKSASKQFAEEVLKAHNDYRKKHGVPPLKLCKKLNRGAQQYAEELATTRVLKHSSESANGKCGENLAWASYDQPGKDVADRWYSEIKNYSFQNPGFSSGTGHFTAMVWKNTKKMGVGKASASDGSTFVVARYDPAGNVVNPGYYEENVLPPRK; encoded by the exons CTTCCAAACAATTTGCTGAAGAAGTCTTGAAAGCACACAATGACTACAGGAAGAAACACGGAGTGCCCCCATTAAAACTCTGCAAGAAGTTAAACAGAGGAGCCCAACA GTATGCAGAAGAACTGGCTACCACGAGGGTCCTCAAACACAGCTCTGAGTCTGCTAACGGAAAATGTGGAGAAAATCTAGCATGGGCATCCTATGATCAACCAG gAAAGGATGTGGCTGACCGATGGTACAGcgaaataaaaaattacagctttcaAAACCCAGGGTTTTCTTCTGGGACAG gCCATTTCACAGCAATGGTTTGGAAGAACACAAAAAAGATGGGTGTCGGAAAAGCATCTGCTAGTGATGGCTCTACGTTTGTGGTGGCTAGATATGATCCAGCTGGAAATGTAGTGAATCCAGGCTATTACGAAGAAAATGTCCTTCCTCCAAgaaaataa